In a single window of the Streptomyces sp. NBC_00094 genome:
- a CDS encoding succinate dehydrogenase hydrophobic membrane anchor subunit translates to MSADTTSAIGPVEGAHYDVDNPAPYIEAPRKRTGKTPKATRGNFEMAAWLFMRLSGVVLVVLVLGHLLIQLFLDGGVSKIGFAFVAGRWASPFWQVWDLLMLWLAMLHGANGLRTVINDYAERANTRLWLKGLLYTATVFTILLGTLVIFTFDPNIR, encoded by the coding sequence ATGTCTGCTGACACCACCTCCGCGATCGGCCCCGTCGAGGGGGCCCACTACGACGTGGACAACCCCGCGCCGTACATCGAGGCCCCGCGCAAGCGCACCGGCAAGACGCCGAAGGCGACCCGCGGCAACTTCGAGATGGCCGCGTGGCTCTTCATGCGCCTCTCCGGCGTGGTCCTGGTCGTCCTGGTCCTCGGCCACCTGCTGATCCAGCTCTTCCTCGACGGCGGCGTCTCCAAGATCGGCTTCGCCTTCGTGGCCGGCCGTTGGGCGTCCCCGTTCTGGCAGGTCTGGGACCTGCTGATGCTCTGGCTCGCCATGCTGCACGGCGCCAACGGCCTCCGTACGGTCATCAACGACTACGCGGAGCGGGCCAACACGCGCCTGTGGCTCAAGGGCCTGCTGTACACCGCCACGGTGTTCACCATCCTTCTGGGCACGCTGGTGATCTTCACCTTCGACCCGAACATCCGCTAG
- the sdhC gene encoding succinate dehydrogenase, cytochrome b556 subunit → MPAGTLYRGREGMWSWVAHRVTGVLIFFFLFVHVLDTALVRVSPEAYDEVVATYKTPIVALLEYGLVAAILFHALNGLRVIAVDFWSKGPRYQKQMLWTVVGIWVVLMAGSLYPVLGHAARELFGS, encoded by the coding sequence GTGCCGGCTGGAACGCTGTACCGCGGCCGGGAAGGAATGTGGAGCTGGGTGGCTCATCGAGTCACCGGCGTCCTCATCTTCTTCTTCCTGTTCGTACACGTGCTGGACACCGCTCTCGTCCGCGTCTCCCCCGAGGCGTACGACGAGGTCGTCGCGACCTACAAGACGCCGATCGTCGCTCTTCTGGAGTACGGCCTCGTCGCCGCCATCCTCTTCCACGCGCTGAACGGTCTCCGTGTCATCGCCGTGGACTTCTGGTCCAAGGGCCCGCGCTACCAGAAGCAGATGCTCTGGACCGTCGTGGGCATCTGGGTCGTGCTGATGGCGGGCTCGTTGTACCCCGTCCTCGGCCACGCCGCACGTGAACTGTTCGGGAGCTGA
- a CDS encoding 2-oxo-4-hydroxy-4-carboxy-5-ureidoimidazoline decarboxylase — protein sequence MRYAHPTRPGVPEPTLTSDTHAPYRKPGSTDTPAIPAQNKGPNPQASTHGLTRFNAASPAEAETLLLSCCHSPRWAERVAAHRPYPTVDALLAAADEAGYDLSRADLDGALAAESSALPHPDAPSAARTALRAAHAAYESSFGHAFVISLEGVRPGERLDQVLAGIRSRLGNEPEEERVIAADELRRLARARLAFRLSEGLTLRHSEA from the coding sequence TTGCGTTACGCCCACCCCACCCGTCCCGGAGTACCGGAGCCCACGCTGACCAGCGACACCCACGCCCCCTACCGGAAACCGGGCTCCACGGACACGCCTGCCATACCTGCCCAGAACAAGGGCCCGAATCCCCAGGCCTCGACCCACGGGCTCACGCGTTTCAACGCGGCCTCGCCCGCCGAGGCCGAGACCCTGCTCCTCTCCTGCTGCCACAGCCCCCGCTGGGCCGAACGGGTGGCGGCGCACCGCCCGTACCCGACCGTCGACGCCCTGCTCGCCGCCGCCGACGAGGCCGGTTACGACCTGTCCCGCGCCGACCTCGACGGGGCACTGGCCGCCGAGTCCTCCGCCCTGCCGCACCCCGACGCCCCGTCGGCGGCGCGGACCGCGCTGCGGGCCGCCCACGCCGCGTACGAGAGCAGCTTCGGACACGCGTTCGTGATCAGCCTCGAAGGAGTGCGGCCCGGGGAGCGTCTCGACCAGGTATTGGCAGGCATTCGGTCACGTCTCGGCAACGAACCGGAGGAAGAGCGCGTGATCGCCGCCGACGAACTGAGGCGGCTCGCCCGCGCCCGGCTGGCCTTCCGTCTGTCCGAGGGCCTCACGCTCCGACACTCCGAAGCGTGA
- a CDS encoding glycoside hydrolase family 20 protein, with product MMRYSIRVPRRGPALLATAVALATVAACSNGSPSGTQPPSSPSGGTSTSAAPTSVPPPSPTPTPTPTRTYPLSSAPRTVPAVRDHEAARGPGWKPAPAAGIVLGPNSAGLADEGRLLAGELGVPYRGAVAAGPGDVELALGAKGAPESYTLAVRDGRVRISGPDEAGVFYGTRTLKQSVRATGAMPEGTVTDRPAKPQRGLMVDIARKHFTAAWIEDRIREMGDLKLNQLGLHFSDDQGFRVASDSHPEVVSAQHLTKAEVRRILALAASRHITVIPEIDSPGHLGAVIAAHPDLQLTSASGRAPRGAVDISDPDSARIVDDLLREYTQLFPGAYWHLGADEYVALMSQNPEASYPQLASAARAKYGASARVQDLATGWLNDRAAVVRPTGKTLKAWNDGFFPGGVVSADRDIEVEYWTGKEIGARPPTAYLSAGRKLVNLNDEYLYYVLGQPNDFTYPTGRRIYEQWTPLVVRGTTPVPARYDPQILGARFAVWCDLSGAQTQAQVADGIRLPLAALAQKVWDPAKPTLTWDQFRALAAKVR from the coding sequence ATGATGCGGTACTCCATACGGGTGCCCCGCCGGGGCCCCGCACTTCTGGCGACCGCGGTGGCGCTGGCCACCGTGGCGGCCTGTTCGAACGGATCTCCGTCCGGAACGCAGCCGCCCTCCTCTCCCTCCGGCGGTACGTCGACGAGCGCCGCGCCCACCAGCGTGCCCCCGCCCTCGCCGACACCCACGCCGACGCCGACCCGGACGTACCCGCTCTCCTCGGCGCCCCGCACCGTCCCCGCCGTCCGCGACCACGAGGCCGCCCGCGGCCCCGGCTGGAAGCCCGCGCCCGCCGCCGGGATCGTCCTCGGCCCGAACAGCGCGGGCCTCGCCGACGAGGGGAGACTGCTCGCCGGCGAGCTCGGCGTCCCGTACCGCGGCGCCGTCGCCGCCGGACCCGGGGACGTGGAGCTGGCGCTGGGGGCGAAGGGCGCCCCCGAGTCGTACACGCTCGCCGTCCGCGACGGCCGGGTGCGGATCAGCGGGCCCGACGAGGCCGGGGTCTTCTACGGCACCCGCACGCTCAAGCAGTCGGTCAGGGCGACCGGCGCGATGCCCGAGGGGACGGTCACCGACCGGCCCGCGAAGCCGCAGCGCGGGCTCATGGTCGACATCGCCCGCAAGCACTTCACCGCCGCCTGGATCGAGGACCGCATCCGCGAGATGGGCGACCTCAAGCTCAACCAGCTCGGTCTGCACTTCTCCGACGACCAGGGCTTCCGCGTCGCCTCCGACAGCCACCCCGAGGTCGTCTCCGCCCAGCACCTCACCAAGGCGGAGGTGCGGCGGATCCTCGCGCTCGCGGCGAGCCGCCACATCACCGTCATCCCGGAGATCGACTCGCCGGGACACCTCGGCGCCGTCATCGCCGCCCACCCGGACCTCCAGCTCACCAGCGCGAGCGGGCGGGCCCCCCGCGGGGCCGTGGACATCTCCGACCCCGACTCGGCCCGGATCGTCGACGATCTGCTGCGCGAGTACACGCAGCTCTTCCCCGGCGCGTACTGGCACCTCGGCGCCGACGAGTACGTCGCGCTCATGTCCCAGAACCCGGAGGCAAGCTATCCGCAGCTGGCGAGCGCCGCCCGGGCGAAGTACGGGGCGTCCGCCCGCGTGCAGGACCTGGCCACCGGCTGGCTCAACGACCGCGCCGCCGTCGTCCGGCCCACCGGCAAGACCCTCAAGGCGTGGAACGACGGCTTCTTCCCGGGGGGCGTGGTGAGCGCCGACCGGGACATCGAGGTCGAGTACTGGACCGGCAAGGAGATCGGCGCCCGGCCGCCCACCGCGTACCTGAGCGCGGGCCGCAAGCTGGTCAACCTCAACGACGAGTACCTCTACTACGTCCTGGGCCAGCCCAACGACTTCACGTACCCCACCGGCCGCCGCATCTACGAGCAGTGGACCCCGCTCGTCGTCCGCGGCACGACCCCGGTCCCGGCGCGGTACGACCCCCAGATCCTCGGCGCCCGCTTCGCGGTCTGGTGCGACCTGTCGGGCGCCCAGACGCAGGCGCAGGTGGCGGACGGGATCCGGCTGCCGCTGGCGGCGCTGGCGCAGAAGGTGTGGGATCCGGCGAAACCGACGCTGACCTGGGACCAGTTCCGGGCGCTGGCGGCGAAGGTGCGCTGA
- a CDS encoding DUF4328 domain-containing protein, producing MQLRNPNGLSYAVIVLLALNIVFDLVLAASEIRALSGPDEALWATTFVGINLNLAYSVAFTLYVATGIVFIVWFHRLRKNAEVWAGDLQSRKPGWAIGGWFIPIANLWIPRGVAVDIWRASRWQPHAAVGRGELVLLNSWWTVWVACMVVDRIASQLYKQAVTADALTTAATWSLAGYLLDAAAAVLAILFVRRLTSMQQAKATGMIPAAVTKTHPSAQ from the coding sequence ATGCAGCTCCGCAATCCGAACGGCCTCTCGTATGCCGTGATCGTCCTGCTCGCGCTCAACATCGTCTTCGACCTGGTGCTCGCCGCCTCCGAGATCCGGGCGCTGTCCGGTCCGGACGAGGCCCTCTGGGCGACGACCTTCGTCGGGATCAACCTGAATCTCGCCTACAGCGTGGCCTTCACCCTGTACGTGGCGACCGGGATCGTCTTCATCGTCTGGTTCCACCGGCTGCGGAAGAACGCCGAGGTCTGGGCCGGTGACCTGCAGAGCCGGAAGCCGGGCTGGGCCATCGGCGGCTGGTTCATCCCCATCGCCAACCTCTGGATCCCGCGGGGAGTCGCCGTCGACATCTGGCGGGCCAGCCGCTGGCAGCCGCACGCCGCCGTCGGCAGGGGTGAGCTGGTGCTCCTCAACAGCTGGTGGACGGTCTGGGTCGCCTGCATGGTCGTGGACCGGATCGCTTCGCAGCTATACAAGCAGGCGGTGACCGCCGACGCCCTCACCACCGCCGCGACCTGGTCCCTCGCCGGTTATCTGCTGGACGCCGCCGCCGCCGTCCTCGCGATCCTCTTCGTCCGGCGTCTGACCTCTATGCAGCAGGCCAAGGCCACTGGCATGATTCCGGCCGCAGTGACGAAAACGCACCCCTCGGCGCAGTAG